The proteins below are encoded in one region of Penicillium psychrofluorescens genome assembly, chromosome: 4:
- a CDS encoding uncharacterized protein (ID:PFLUO_005866-T1.cds;~source:funannotate), whose protein sequence is MEVPSNSPVTTGEQTEGPRFVESSLAPAEYEPKSSVDGSKPIQTSQPVGTSGLQGSKTDWVAEPFQPVLDILERLDHADPKLAAQAARLVGLYRRLWESCVSKHLDSQRLQEANHQLRTSNVRLCQERETLKHGYEDQEALLDYFQQGLEKARNGIVDVLRIWGNASSDFSADHAFTTAE, encoded by the exons ATGGAGGTACCTTCTAATTCACCTGTGACGACAGGCGAACAGACGGAAGGACCACGGTTTGTCGAATCAAGTCTGGCTCCGGCAGAGTATGAACCGAAGTCCTCAGTTGACGGCAGCAAGCCAATTCAAACATCACAGCCG GTTGGTACATCGGGACTACAAGGCAGTAAGACCGATTGGGTCGCTGAACCATTCCAGCCGGTCCTTGATATACTGGAGCGGCTAGACCACGCGGACCCGAAACTAGCTGCCCAGGCTGCACGCCTCGTGGGACTATACCGCCGACTGTGGGAGTCTTGTGTCTCTAAGCACCTCGACAGTCAACGCCTTCAAGAGGCGAACCACCAGCTTCGGACCTCCAATGTCCGGCTGTGTCAGGAAAGGGAGACCTTGAAGCACGGTTATGAGGATCAGGAGGCACTGTTAGACTATTTTCAACAGGGATTAGAGAAGGCTCGAAACGGCATTGTCGATGTGCTGAGGATCTGGGGCAATGCGTCCTCGGATTTCTCAGCAGACCACGCATTCACGACGGCGGAATAG
- a CDS encoding uncharacterized protein (ID:PFLUO_005865-T1.cds;~source:funannotate), producing MDGSLIGSGQWPVRNVRGVELNLIPQPTTKPGYHKWVPAEDSLLIELRAQGMNWKDISRRLDGRSDTGCRLRYQNHLETPEWDEQMKNTLAQRYKWLKQDMWSKIAGDMCVPWSDVEAMAWKLGKAGLNNRFDIQPFSNAISFPQLAANYAPRASRSNLAEQYSSPFTQLPSFKSLLSSIPAYKDGVAQQPRSSPNVKLNNKVAPWLTKTLERLSRLNHQLENGSQHTQCLIDTLSFPEATWTLCSIMFPNVKTGMCKGENASVIGPVNFQIIHIEAFIVQIDMVWCNKVVFKLTTKAIEALIDYHMGIYLAQVSADSSAGLGNQTRLEILHKDFGLTANKFVYCTNAKILQNMEEDGSGELPCDHSEQVKNAIWNLFLPLLPPGQMTR from the exons ATGGATGGATCATTGATCGGATCGGGCCAATGGCCAGTGCGCAATGTGCGTGGTGTTGAACTGAACTTGATCCCTCAGCCTACAACGAAACCTGGCTATCATAAATGGGTACCAGCAGAAGACAGCCTGCTTATTGAACTACGGGCTCAAGGAATGAATTGGAAGGATATTAGCAGGCGTCTAGATGGAAGGAGTGATACTGGCTGCCGACTCCGCTACCAGAATCACCTGGAAACTCCCGAATGGGACGAACAAATGAAAAACACATTGGCTCAGCGATACAAATG GTTGAAGCAAGATATGTGGTCAAAGATCGCAGGCGATATGTGTGTACCTTGGAGCGATGTGGAAGCTATGGCCTGGAAGTTAGGTAAGGCAGGGTTGAACAACCGTTTCGATATACAGCCGTTTTCGAATGCCATCAGTTTTCCCCAACTCGCAGCGAACTACGCACCCCGGGCCTCGAGATCGAATTTGGCCGAGCAATATTCTTCTCCATTTACACAACTGCCATCCTTTAAATCACTTCTATCCAGCATTCCCGCATACAAAGATGGTGTAGCCCAACAGCCACGATCCTCACCTAATGTCAAGCTGAACAATAAGGTTGCACCATGGCTAACGAAAACTCTGGAACGCCTCAGCCGACTTAACCACCAGTTGGAAAATGGCTCTCAGCATACCCAATGCCTGATAGACACGCTGTCATTTCCGGAAGCCACCTGGACCCTCTGTTCCATTATGTTTCCCAACGTCAAGACAGGAATGTGCAAGGGTGAAAACGCCTCTGTGATTGGTCCGGTAAACTTCCAGATTATCCACATCGAGGCGTTTATTGTGCAAATAGACATGGTATGGTGCAACAAAGTGGTCTTCAAATTGACCACGAAGGCTATAGAAGCCCTGATCGATTACCACATGGGTATATATTTGGCTCAGGTCTCGGCCGACTCGTCGGCGGGACTGGGAAATCAGACGCGGCTAGAGATTCTGCATAAGGATTTTGGCCTAACTGCCAACAAGTTCGTGTATTGCACCAACGCAAAGATTTTACAAAATATGGAGGAAGACGGCTCGGGGGAGTTGCCGTGCGACCACAGCGAGCAAGTTAAAAACGCTATCTGGAACCTCTTTTTACCGCTGCTTCCTCCTGGACAGATGACGAGATAG
- a CDS encoding uncharacterized protein (ID:PFLUO_005864-T1.cds;~source:funannotate) — MKDIAAAPTMSEQKVLDQRSDVIHSESAQGHGEDGVPHDSDDEPMVYETPQDYATLARQERDRLIFEGEDPDSVIFQSELRNHILRREGESAAELAKRCSETINAMISRGVTILNDQSTTDVEASGFTTADGRFFDLGPGSGATKGEFREFSQWFSEMSEAGQMHEVPEKWLKFEKPAKGRIES, encoded by the coding sequence ATGAAGGACATTGCCGCAGCACCTACGATGTCCGAACAAAAAGTCCTTGACCAACGCTCGGATGTGATACACTCCGAATcagctcaaggccatggagaggACGGGGTTCCTCAcgactcggacgacgagcccATGGTCTACGAGACTCCCCAGGACTACGCGACTTTGGCGCGCCAGGAGCGCGACcgcctcatcttcgagggcGAAGATCCTGATTCCGTCATCTTCCAAAGCGAACTACGCAATCATATCCTACGACGAGAAGGCGAGTCCGCTGCCGAACTTGCGAAGCGTTGCTCCGAGACTATAAACGCTATGATTAGTCGCGGCGTTACTATTCTGAATGATCAGTCTACTACTGATGTGGAGGCATCCGGATTCACAACCGCAGATGGAAGGTTTTTCGATTTAGGCCCGGGATCGGGCGCGACGAAAGGGGAGTTTCGAGAATTTAGTCAGTGGTTCTCGGAGATGTCGGAAGCAGGACAGATGCATGAGGTGCCGGAGAAGTGGTTGAAGTTTGAGAAGCCAGCCAAAGGGAGAATTGAATCGTAA
- a CDS encoding uncharacterized protein (ID:PFLUO_005863-T1.cds;~source:funannotate) has translation MSIQQPTKVSIPDSLQQVTRHWAPKRVASLNDAYDVRIVKVAGEFVWHSHTDTDELFYILSGDLTIQLREPGNEQTKDLKDIQLSAGEMVVIPKGVRHRPVTNGQECAIMVLEPSSVVNTGDATDTKGLKNAVE, from the coding sequence ATGTCTATCCAACAGCCCACGAAAGTCTCTATACCAGACTCGCTCCAGCAAGTCACCCGTCATTGGGCTCCTAAGCGAGTGGCCTCGCTCAACGATGCGTACGATGTGAGAATTGTGAAGGTGGCCGGGGAGTTCGTTTGGCACAGCCATACCGATACGGACGAGCTCTTCTACATTCTATCAGGGGACCTAACGATCCAACTGCGCGAACCGGGCAATGAGCAAACTAAGGATCTAAAGGACATCCAACTTAGTGCCGGCGAGATGGTGGTCATCCCTAAAGGCGTACGACACCGACCAGTCACGAATGGCCAGGAGTGTGCTATCATGGTTCTAGAGCCATCGAGTGTAGTCAACACGGGGGATGCGACGGACACAAAGGGACTCAAGAACGCAGTAGAATAA
- a CDS encoding uncharacterized protein (ID:PFLUO_005867-T1.cds;~source:funannotate) produces MAPSTRSNNRDKRDYEENQEPRSSVKPSGVSKAKNTGKNSNADKEKSKAKKNIENKMREKISAKNEREKELATLRERLERARLDLQNPEIPKAEKQKLTDESRTLMKQIEDNEVEIDKIVNEIETTAGRVDGRMDVDSDNENQGQAAVEASRAPDKVDEDSNVPFSPQTKPIFNGESPSSYSAAEEEPSHYADFPSLADDDDGPDGILDDGIRLCLNYLDFSQSY; encoded by the exons ATGGCACCCTCTACTAGAAGCAATAATAGGGATAAGAGGGATTATGAGGAAAACCAAGAGCCGCGTTCGTCAGTAAAACCGTCAGGCGTCAGCAAGGCTAAGAATACGGGTAAGAATTCGAATGCCGACAaggagaaatcaaaagcaaagaagaatATAGAAAATAAAATGCGTGAGAAAATATCTGCCAAAAATGAGCGCGAAAAGGAACTTGCAACGCTCAGGGAAAGATTGGAGAGAGCACGATTGGATCTGCAGAATCCCGAGATCCCCAAAGCCGAAAAACAAAAGTTGACCGATGAATCTCGGACACTTATGAAGCAAATTGAGGATAACGAAGTAGAGATCGACAAAATCGTTAATGAGATTGAGACAACTGCGGGTCGAGTTGACGGTCGAATGGATGTCGACTCTGATAATGAGAATCAAGGACAGGCCGCTGTCGAGGCATCCCGGGCACCCGACAAAGTGGACGAAGATAGCAATGTACCATTTTCTCCCCAAACAAAACCGATCTTTAACGGAGAGTCTCCTTCTTCCTATTCGGCCGCGGAAGAGGAACCATCACATTATGCCGACTTCCCGAGTTTGGcggacgatgacgatggccCCGATGGGATTCTTGACGACGGTATTAGGCTA TGCCTTAATTACTTGGACTTCAGTCAAAGCTACTAA